A single region of the Halobellus ruber genome encodes:
- a CDS encoding cell division FtsA domain-containing protein — MARGLDVGTMNIISSRPEGDGTTFVQQRNSFVEIEYSDMAEQMLSRSEVLHIRKDDKVYVVGDDALNFANIFNKETRRPMEQGILSSEEASAIPMIKLITEQVVGAPEEPGEKIFFSSPADPVDSELSTLYHQKTLESMLSDTGFDPEPINEGMGVIYSELSDNNFTGLGVSFGAGMTNICLAYYAVPVMKFSIARGGDWIDRQAAQATGTPVDKVTSIKEDDFKLDFTTDVGGVEGALSIYYENLLDYVIEMIAQEVDEEDVEEGLDVPVVVTGGTSSPDGFEELFAQHLEDTTIPFSISDVRSVDDPLYSVARGALVAARSEEESGGGNSSAAAEQAAED; from the coding sequence ATGGCCCGAGGACTAGACGTCGGTACGATGAACATCATCTCCTCCCGCCCCGAGGGGGATGGAACCACCTTCGTACAGCAGCGGAACTCGTTCGTCGAGATCGAGTACAGCGATATGGCCGAGCAGATGCTGTCCCGGAGCGAAGTCCTCCACATCCGGAAGGACGACAAGGTGTACGTCGTCGGCGACGACGCCCTGAACTTTGCGAACATCTTCAACAAGGAGACCCGGCGCCCGATGGAGCAGGGGATCCTCTCCAGCGAGGAGGCCTCGGCGATCCCGATGATCAAGCTCATCACCGAACAGGTGGTCGGCGCGCCGGAGGAGCCGGGCGAGAAGATCTTCTTCTCGTCGCCGGCGGACCCCGTCGACTCGGAGCTCTCGACGCTGTACCACCAGAAGACGCTGGAGTCGATGCTGTCGGACACCGGGTTCGATCCCGAACCCATCAACGAGGGGATGGGGGTGATCTACAGCGAGCTCTCGGACAACAACTTCACCGGGCTGGGCGTCTCCTTCGGCGCCGGGATGACGAACATCTGCCTGGCGTACTACGCCGTCCCGGTGATGAAGTTCTCGATCGCCCGCGGCGGCGACTGGATCGACCGCCAGGCCGCCCAGGCCACCGGCACCCCGGTCGACAAAGTCACCTCGATCAAGGAGGACGACTTCAAGCTGGATTTCACCACCGACGTCGGCGGCGTGGAGGGCGCGCTGTCGATCTACTACGAGAACCTGCTGGACTACGTGATCGAGATGATCGCCCAGGAGGTCGACGAGGAGGACGTCGAGGAGGGCCTCGACGTCCCCGTCGTGGTGACCGGCGGGACATCGAGCCCCGATGGGTTCGAGGAGCTGTTCGCCCAGCACCTCGAGGACACCACGATCCCGTTCTCCATTAGCGACGTCCGAAGCGTCGACGACCCGCTGTACAGCGTCGCCCGCGGGGCCCTGGTCGCGGCCCGTTCCGAGGAGGAGTCGGGTGGCGGCAACAGCAGCGCGGCCGCAGAGCAGGCCGCCGAGGACTGA
- a CDS encoding DUF188 domain-containing protein: MSEDAPTVILDTNALMMPVELGVRVFDELDRLVGDADLVVPRAVLAELEKLSEAGNGEAATAAAVGRDLAARCRAVDTEASYADDAVVELAAGDAAADYAVTNDRPLRDRLLERGVRVIGLRGRTTLEITEP; encoded by the coding sequence ATGTCCGAGGACGCCCCGACGGTGATCCTCGACACCAACGCGCTGATGATGCCGGTCGAACTCGGCGTCCGGGTGTTCGACGAACTCGACCGGCTCGTCGGCGACGCCGACCTCGTCGTTCCCCGAGCAGTCCTCGCGGAGTTGGAGAAACTCAGCGAGGCGGGCAACGGCGAGGCGGCGACCGCCGCCGCGGTCGGCCGCGACCTCGCCGCGCGGTGCCGGGCGGTCGACACCGAGGCGTCGTACGCCGACGACGCGGTGGTCGAACTCGCGGCCGGCGACGCCGCGGCCGACTACGCCGTCACCAACGACAGGCCGCTCCGCGACCGGTTGCTCGAACGCGGCGTTCGCGTAATCGGTTTAAGGGGCCGAACCACATTGGAGATAACAGAACCATAA
- a CDS encoding DUF7139 domain-containing protein codes for MERNGLGELLHEWHRQFIGPVTDSRTVYAGFALFFAGVGLIVVSIATFLWSTTTDPTGRFKFVLWELAVLTGASGIPAVLLGVTVLLPVSRRVDAAGTIGVVVCIAGTAWFSQVYPAAWYPNASAVVGVYALGAVVVVATAGTALSSYHAELTGRRVAREQLDDDGTAGGDADGSSSGETVTDEQVQADIEEAMSGAEVNWGGVERDSGRSITIRSSEGDEFEAPDPDTVEATESRGESVDDAVAGLQGLRGEGPKTESSSSGTDEQADALAELRATREQSESTDDDGGIVDTVRSLFR; via the coding sequence ATGGAGCGAAACGGTCTCGGGGAACTCCTCCACGAGTGGCACCGGCAGTTCATCGGGCCGGTGACCGACAGTCGAACGGTGTACGCGGGCTTTGCGCTCTTCTTCGCGGGCGTGGGCCTGATCGTCGTCTCGATCGCGACCTTCCTCTGGAGCACCACCACCGACCCGACGGGGAGGTTCAAGTTCGTCCTCTGGGAGCTGGCGGTCCTGACCGGAGCCTCAGGGATCCCGGCAGTTCTGTTGGGCGTGACGGTGCTTTTGCCCGTCTCGCGTCGGGTCGATGCGGCGGGAACTATCGGCGTCGTGGTCTGTATCGCGGGAACAGCGTGGTTCTCACAGGTGTATCCGGCGGCGTGGTACCCCAACGCGAGCGCCGTCGTCGGCGTGTACGCGCTCGGCGCGGTCGTCGTCGTCGCGACCGCCGGCACCGCACTCTCCAGTTACCACGCCGAACTGACGGGGCGGCGGGTCGCACGGGAACAGCTCGACGACGACGGGACTGCTGGCGGCGACGCGGACGGCTCGTCGAGCGGCGAGACAGTCACCGACGAGCAGGTCCAGGCCGACATCGAGGAGGCGATGTCGGGCGCGGAGGTCAACTGGGGCGGCGTCGAGCGCGACTCGGGGCGGTCGATCACGATCCGCTCCTCGGAGGGCGACGAGTTCGAGGCCCCTGACCCCGACACGGTCGAAGCGACCGAGTCCCGCGGCGAGAGCGTCGACGACGCGGTCGCGGGGCTCCAGGGGCTCCGCGGCGAGGGGCCGAAGACCGAGAGCAGTTCCTCCGGAACCGACGAGCAGGCCGACGCCCTGGCGGAGCTTCGAGCGACCCGCGAGCAGTCCGAATCGACGGACGACGACGGGGGAATCGTCGATACCGTCCGGTCGCTGTTCCGGTAA
- a CDS encoding DNA-directed RNA polymerase: MYKRVRLTDTVEVPPRHLADVTPQRVKRLLQDKLEGRMDEEVGSVVSVVSVRDVGEGTVLPGRAGVYYEAEFDAITFDPSMQEVVDGEVVEVVEFGAFVGIGPVDGLLHVSQISNEYLAYDEENQQLASTESNRTLSVGDSVRVRVVTKSIDERNPRDSKIGLTAKQPGLGKHGWLEDERQSAAAPTEAEGG, translated from the coding sequence ATGTACAAACGGGTACGACTCACAGACACGGTAGAGGTGCCCCCGCGGCACCTCGCGGACGTGACGCCACAGCGGGTCAAGCGGCTCCTGCAGGACAAACTCGAAGGCCGGATGGACGAGGAGGTTGGCAGCGTCGTCAGCGTCGTCTCCGTCCGAGATGTCGGCGAGGGGACGGTGCTGCCCGGTCGCGCCGGCGTCTACTACGAGGCGGAGTTCGATGCCATCACCTTCGACCCCTCGATGCAGGAGGTCGTCGACGGGGAGGTCGTCGAGGTCGTGGAGTTCGGCGCCTTCGTCGGTATCGGACCGGTCGACGGCCTGCTCCACGTCTCCCAGATCTCCAACGAGTATCTGGCCTACGACGAGGAGAACCAACAGTTGGCCTCCACCGAGTCCAACCGCACCCTGAGCGTCGGCGACTCGGTCCGGGTCCGGGTGGTCACGAAGAGCATCGACGAGCGCAACCCTCGCGACTCGAAGATCGGGCTGACCGCCAAACAGCCGGGGCTCGGAAAACACGGGTGGCTGGAGGACGAACGGCAGTCCGCAGCCGCCCCCACCGAGGCGGAGGGTGGGTAG
- a CDS encoding PrsW family intramembrane metalloprotease, translating to MSQPRDPIEEAADDSMDLYEVATWEARSRLDRVAEILWWAAAGSARLAVIGVAFLLLVGIGGFAAITDPEIGLLTVLSAVPAVGLAAYVYSTDVTSSEPVSLLVATFLLGVLTANFAALLNTALRPFFGGLGGIGMILFFFIVVGPAEEGVKLLAVRLYAYTDDRFGAVLDGAVYGAMAGLGFAVIENALYITRQLPATELDLGLGLIGAGGGITAIRALAGPGHVIYSAIAGYYLGLAKFNPGRRGPIVVKGILIAAFVHATYNATVGIGSGVIGLITGLSGFAPFLIYVVIYDGILALFLLGKIQQYRDSYREAHRPAPTESDFESELTEFE from the coding sequence ATGAGCCAGCCGCGGGATCCGATCGAGGAGGCGGCGGACGACTCGATGGACCTCTACGAGGTCGCTACCTGGGAGGCCCGGAGCCGACTCGACAGGGTCGCCGAGATCCTCTGGTGGGCGGCCGCCGGCTCCGCCCGGCTGGCCGTCATCGGGGTCGCCTTCCTCCTCCTCGTCGGGATCGGCGGGTTCGCGGCGATCACCGACCCCGAGATCGGACTACTCACAGTGCTTTCGGCCGTACCGGCGGTCGGGCTCGCGGCGTACGTCTACTCCACCGACGTCACCTCGAGCGAGCCGGTGTCGCTTCTCGTTGCGACGTTCCTGCTCGGCGTGCTGACCGCGAACTTCGCGGCGCTGCTCAACACCGCCCTCCGGCCGTTCTTCGGCGGGCTCGGCGGGATCGGGATGATACTGTTCTTCTTCATCGTCGTCGGGCCGGCAGAGGAGGGCGTAAAGCTGCTCGCAGTCCGGCTGTACGCCTACACCGACGACCGGTTCGGCGCCGTCCTCGACGGCGCGGTCTACGGCGCGATGGCGGGGCTGGGCTTTGCGGTCATCGAGAACGCGCTGTACATCACCCGCCAGCTGCCCGCGACCGAACTCGACCTCGGACTGGGGCTGATCGGGGCGGGCGGCGGGATCACTGCGATCCGGGCGCTGGCCGGTCCGGGACACGTCATCTACTCCGCGATCGCGGGCTACTACCTCGGGCTCGCGAAGTTCAACCCGGGGCGTCGGGGACCGATCGTGGTGAAGGGGATCCTGATCGCGGCGTTCGTCCACGCGACGTACAACGCCACGGTCGGGATCGGGTCGGGGGTGATCGGGCTGATCACCGGCCTCTCGGGGTTCGCGCCGTTCCTGATCTACGTGGTCATCTACGACGGGATCCTGGCGCTGTTCTTACTCGGGAAGATCCAGCAGTACCGCGACAGCTACCGGGAGGCCCACCGGCCGGCGCCGACCGAGTCCGACTTCGAGTCGGAGTTGACCGAGTTCGAGTGA
- a CDS encoding DUF7532 family protein, with the protein MHFDQRTQAALRDVGLDDAAIREASDAVAAAVERDADRLQDFFDRDVIYSDMEMAHSAGGINEHAVEYLDLFTHGSDLRGYLRFGTWGVPVEGGRVLSEEVVELSLGPTVHDRVRFAADGDALR; encoded by the coding sequence ATGCATTTCGACCAGCGAACCCAGGCGGCGCTCCGGGACGTCGGCCTCGACGACGCGGCGATCCGGGAGGCGTCCGACGCCGTCGCCGCGGCCGTCGAGCGCGACGCCGACCGCTTGCAGGACTTCTTCGATCGCGACGTGATCTACTCGGATATGGAGATGGCCCACTCGGCCGGCGGGATCAACGAACACGCCGTCGAGTATCTCGACCTCTTCACCCACGGCAGCGACCTCCGCGGCTACCTCCGGTTCGGGACGTGGGGCGTCCCCGTCGAGGGCGGCCGGGTGCTCTCCGAGGAGGTCGTCGAACTCTCGCTCGGCCCGACGGTCCACGACCGGGTGCGGTTTGCGGCCGACGGGGACGCCCTCCGATGA
- a CDS encoding DUF402 domain-containing protein has translation MSGAGTGDPPDAADGGVPNVRVRGIYATAVTRLLLDAGNDVVGASEPIRERFDADFGDDPHDATVATTDDRQGVGVHGGDDAVATVGSVLSDVGRDTFLWDDPTPTGAVFDARVTDTRGSGAVCNLGDVEGFLPYDATDAYLESGDAVRVQVRESAPPWADRRADLGTGIRAASGFATLIRGREGVTVDTRDDAAGRELAGMTDLVGVDVPDGWGIEWSHAATRAGMDALAAALDGAAGRAAALDATLGTDAGDASDADPDSAPRRVAAPATGRWVWFGRESRGALDDARRRVTPTMPGHHRTKAASEAASAGVDLAEALCGSALGGSSDRDGSDGDDGAADADAGEFPFDVVTRQFGPREGDTVAITHGKPDGRAFPLGRGEVTDWAADGTIEITRTMSGSGTYDGLGTDRAAGDTATTKVREGRWWYPTVYRSEEGESKGTYVNVCTPVECFPDSIRYVDLHVDVVKRPDGTVERVDDDELDAAVDAGNVPPAVAEKARSVAASLVRALSE, from the coding sequence ATGAGCGGCGCGGGGACGGGCGATCCCCCCGACGCGGCCGACGGCGGGGTCCCGAACGTCCGCGTCCGCGGGATCTACGCCACCGCCGTCACCCGGCTACTCCTCGACGCCGGCAACGACGTCGTGGGCGCCTCCGAGCCGATCCGCGAGCGGTTCGACGCCGACTTCGGCGACGACCCCCACGACGCGACGGTCGCGACCACCGACGACAGACAGGGCGTCGGCGTCCACGGCGGCGACGACGCGGTCGCGACGGTCGGGTCGGTCCTCTCGGACGTCGGCCGCGACACCTTCCTATGGGACGACCCCACTCCGACCGGCGCGGTGTTCGACGCCCGCGTGACCGACACGCGCGGCTCCGGGGCGGTCTGTAACCTCGGCGACGTGGAGGGGTTTCTCCCCTACGACGCCACCGACGCGTACCTCGAATCCGGCGACGCGGTCCGCGTCCAGGTGCGGGAGAGCGCGCCGCCGTGGGCCGACCGCCGCGCGGACCTCGGCACCGGGATCCGCGCCGCGAGCGGCTTTGCGACCCTGATACGGGGTCGGGAGGGCGTCACGGTCGACACCCGCGACGACGCCGCCGGCCGGGAGCTCGCGGGGATGACCGACCTCGTCGGCGTCGACGTGCCCGACGGGTGGGGCATCGAGTGGTCCCACGCCGCCACCCGCGCCGGGATGGACGCGCTTGCAGCCGCCCTCGACGGCGCGGCCGGCCGGGCGGCGGCGCTGGACGCCACACTCGGCACGGACGCGGGCGACGCTTCGGACGCCGACCCCGACTCGGCGCCCCGGCGCGTGGCCGCCCCGGCGACCGGCCGGTGGGTGTGGTTCGGCCGGGAGTCCCGCGGTGCGCTCGACGACGCCCGCCGCCGGGTGACGCCGACGATGCCCGGCCACCACCGCACGAAGGCTGCAAGCGAGGCCGCAAGCGCCGGCGTCGACCTCGCGGAGGCGCTGTGTGGGTCGGCGCTGGGCGGCAGTTCCGACCGGGATGGCTCCGACGGCGACGACGGCGCGGCCGACGCCGACGCCGGCGAGTTCCCGTTCGACGTCGTGACCCGGCAGTTCGGGCCGCGGGAGGGCGACACCGTCGCGATCACCCACGGGAAGCCGGACGGCCGGGCGTTCCCGCTGGGCCGTGGCGAGGTCACCGACTGGGCGGCCGACGGCACGATCGAGATCACCCGCACGATGTCCGGCAGCGGGACTTACGACGGCCTGGGCACCGACCGCGCGGCCGGCGACACCGCAACCACGAAAGTCCGGGAGGGGCGGTGGTGGTACCCCACCGTCTACCGGAGCGAGGAGGGGGAGTCGAAGGGCACCTACGTCAACGTCTGTACGCCCGTGGAGTGTTTCCCGGATTCGATCCGGTACGTCGACCTCCACGTCGACGTGGTGAAACGCCCCGACGGCACGGTCGAACGGGTCGACGACGACGAACTCGACGCGGCAGTCGACGCCGGGAACGTCCCGCCTGCCGTTGCGGAGAAGGCCCGGTCGGTGGCGGCGAGCCTGGTGCGTGCGCTCTCGGAGTGA
- a CDS encoding ArsB/NhaD family transporter: MVFGLPTPALILGLTVVSVLLIVTDRRTAFERRVRQRFNIDRDWWVPVVAFAVAVGLSIVGTSAVRTAFAEKLDIIVLIFSFGIMSEGLGVSGFFSYLAYKIVAICEGNSTRLVLYMFTMTSAVTLFTTNDIVVLVLTPVIVEICFQAGIRNTKPILLSQFVAANTLSMGLLIGSPTNIILAEELGINFFDYLALMILPAVVAFGSSFLLITLIIRATESERTGLFDDLHIQPEYSMPDQVPEPYFTTQMRNWILIFATFVVLVAVVTFVRLSLYWCAIPSILIALLYWQRADVHEEPVTEPLKRLPYGVFFFGMTFFVFAEAFGGTPFVETTIIPAVQSFFGSSPVRSAVVGVFGSGVMVNIFNDLPAAALVATVLSQVEFASSVTRTILIQASLAGLNIGTYVTQVGALAGLIWFNQLRIQRRRQRDTFPELVEEMSFPGRGDLVRYGILHFVFTGLSIGLFLVFLWVLLSVLIGPY, translated from the coding sequence ATGGTCTTTGGACTCCCGACCCCGGCTCTCATCCTCGGACTGACCGTGGTGTCGGTACTGCTCATCGTGACCGACAGGCGGACCGCCTTCGAACGGCGGGTTCGGCAGCGGTTCAACATCGACCGCGACTGGTGGGTGCCCGTCGTCGCGTTCGCGGTCGCGGTGGGGCTCTCGATCGTCGGTACGTCGGCGGTCCGGACCGCCTTCGCCGAGAAACTGGACATCATCGTCCTCATCTTCTCGTTCGGGATTATGTCCGAAGGTCTCGGCGTGTCCGGCTTCTTCAGCTATCTCGCGTACAAGATCGTCGCCATCTGCGAGGGCAACTCGACGCGGTTGGTGCTGTATATGTTCACGATGACGTCGGCGGTCACGCTGTTCACGACAAACGACATCGTCGTGCTCGTGTTGACGCCAGTCATCGTGGAGATCTGCTTCCAGGCCGGCATCAGAAACACCAAACCGATCCTCCTGTCGCAGTTCGTCGCCGCGAACACGCTGTCGATGGGGCTGCTGATCGGGTCGCCGACGAACATCATCCTCGCCGAGGAGTTGGGCATCAACTTCTTCGATTACCTCGCGCTGATGATCCTGCCCGCGGTCGTCGCGTTCGGGTCGTCGTTCCTGCTCATCACGCTCATCATCCGGGCGACCGAGAGCGAGCGCACGGGCCTGTTCGACGACCTGCACATCCAGCCGGAGTACTCGATGCCCGACCAGGTCCCCGAGCCGTACTTTACCACTCAGATGCGCAACTGGATCCTCATCTTTGCGACGTTCGTCGTCCTCGTCGCGGTGGTGACGTTCGTTCGGCTGTCGCTGTACTGGTGTGCCATCCCCAGCATCCTCATCGCGCTGCTCTACTGGCAGCGCGCGGATGTCCACGAGGAGCCGGTCACAGAGCCGCTCAAGCGACTTCCCTACGGGGTGTTCTTCTTCGGGATGACGTTCTTCGTGTTCGCCGAGGCGTTCGGCGGGACGCCGTTCGTCGAGACGACAATCATCCCCGCCGTACAGTCCTTCTTCGGCAGCTCGCCGGTACGGTCGGCGGTCGTGGGTGTGTTCGGCTCGGGCGTTATGGTCAACATCTTCAACGACCTCCCCGCCGCGGCGCTGGTGGCGACGGTGCTGTCGCAGGTCGAGTTCGCATCGTCGGTGACCCGAACCATCCTCATTCAGGCCTCGCTGGCCGGCCTCAACATCGGAACCTACGTGACCCAGGTCGGTGCCCTCGCGGGGCTCATCTGGTTCAACCAACTGCGCATCCAGCGGCGTCGCCAGCGGGACACGTTCCCGGAACTCGTCGAGGAGATGTCGTTCCCGGGTCGGGGTGACCTCGTCCGGTACGGCATCCTCCACTTCGTGTTCACCGGCCTCTCGATCGGCCTGTTCCTCGTGTTCCTTTGGGTGTTGCTGTCGGTGTTGATCGGGCCGTACTGA
- a CDS encoding riboflavin synthase, producing the protein MFTGIIETTGTVVEATEDEGGRRLRIAVDAAGTAAASDADDDTDASVADAAVSYDDLHHGQSIAVSGACLTVEAFRTEPTPEFEVFLAAETIEKTYLGSVAAGDAVNLERALAADGRFDGHLVQGHVDTTTEITGIERVGDDWLFEFDLPEDVERYVVSKGSIAIDGISLTVAERGADRFAVAIIPTTYDLTNLSEKSVGDPVHVEVDVIAKYAERMIEGYADRVAGESDSSHG; encoded by the coding sequence GTGTTCACCGGAATCATCGAGACCACGGGCACCGTGGTCGAGGCGACCGAGGACGAAGGCGGCCGCCGGCTCCGCATCGCGGTCGACGCCGCGGGAACGGCGGCGGCGTCCGATGCCGACGACGACACCGACGCGAGCGTCGCGGACGCTGCGGTCTCCTACGACGACCTCCACCACGGCCAGTCGATCGCCGTCAGCGGCGCGTGTCTCACCGTCGAGGCGTTCCGGACGGAGCCGACCCCCGAGTTCGAGGTGTTCCTCGCGGCCGAGACAATCGAGAAGACCTATCTCGGCTCGGTCGCGGCGGGCGACGCCGTGAACTTAGAGCGCGCGCTCGCGGCCGACGGCCGGTTCGACGGCCACCTCGTCCAGGGCCACGTCGACACCACAACCGAGATCACCGGGATCGAGCGGGTCGGCGACGACTGGCTCTTCGAGTTCGACCTCCCCGAGGACGTCGAGCGGTACGTCGTCTCGAAGGGGTCGATCGCGATCGACGGCATCAGCCTCACCGTCGCGGAGCGCGGCGCCGACCGGTTCGCGGTTGCGATCATCCCCACCACCTACGACCTCACCAACCTCTCGGAGAAGTCCGTCGGCGACCCGGTCCACGTCGAGGTCGACGTGATCGCGAAGTACGCAGAGCGGATGATCGAGGGCTACGCCGACCGCGTCGCCGGCGAGTCGGATTCCTCCCACGGCTAA
- a CDS encoding metal-dependent hydrolase, translated as MMATTHALAGVALAVLVGTIFPGSAAGTSLAPVAAAAVGGFFPDFDLYAGHRRTLHFPVYFNVAAAVASVGAVAAAVIAPSLALAAASAALFLAAAGVHSAMDAVGGGLELRPWREESDRAVYSHHHGRWIRPRRWVRYDGAPEDLLVAVAFAAPVVYAVDGAVETGVLLAVGVSAVYVVVRKPMVIATQEVVDALPERIVDRLPGRFVDDFR; from the coding sequence ATGATGGCCACCACACACGCCCTCGCGGGCGTCGCCCTCGCCGTGCTCGTCGGGACCATCTTTCCCGGGAGCGCGGCCGGCACCTCGCTGGCCCCCGTCGCGGCGGCCGCGGTCGGCGGGTTCTTCCCGGACTTCGACCTGTATGCGGGCCACCGGCGGACGCTACACTTCCCGGTGTACTTCAACGTCGCCGCCGCGGTCGCGTCGGTCGGCGCAGTCGCCGCCGCGGTCATTGCCCCGAGCCTCGCCCTCGCCGCCGCGTCGGCGGCGCTGTTTCTGGCCGCCGCGGGCGTCCACTCCGCGATGGACGCGGTCGGCGGCGGGCTCGAGTTGCGGCCCTGGCGTGAGGAGTCCGACCGCGCGGTCTACAGCCACCACCACGGCCGGTGGATCCGACCGCGGCGGTGGGTGCGATACGACGGCGCCCCCGAGGACCTGCTCGTCGCCGTCGCGTTCGCGGCACCCGTGGTGTACGCGGTCGACGGCGCCGTCGAGACGGGCGTCCTCCTCGCGGTCGGGGTCTCCGCAGTGTACGTCGTCGTCCGCAAGCCGATGGTGATCGCCACACAGGAAGTCGTCGACGCGCTCCCGGAGCGT
- a CDS encoding translation initiation factor IF-2 subunit gamma has translation MTQQTQQPEVNIGLVGHVDHGKTTLVQALSGSWTDQHSEEMKRGISIRLGYADATFRTIPGVDPPECYTVEETGPDGEGTERLRTVSFVDAPGHETLMATMLSGAAIMDGAVLVVSATEDVPQAQTEEHLMALDIIGIDNIVIAQNKIDLVDRERAVDSYEQIEEFVSGTVAEGAPIVPVSAQQEVNIDLLIDAVEREIPTPERDETEDPQLFAARSFDINRPGTTWENLAGGVVGGSVVQGKLETGEELELRPGREVEEGGSSEWRPITTEIRSLQAGGRSVEEVRPGGLCGIGTGLDPSLTKGDALAGQVAGEPGTLPPTREGFTMSVELLDRIVGEDEGSVEEISTGEPLMLTVGTATTVGSVTSARGDEAEVKLKRPVCAESGAQIAINRRVGARWRLIGIGTLQ, from the coding sequence GTGACACAACAAACACAGCAACCGGAGGTGAACATCGGACTCGTCGGCCACGTCGACCACGGCAAGACGACGCTCGTCCAGGCGTTGTCGGGGTCGTGGACGGACCAGCACTCCGAGGAGATGAAGCGCGGAATCTCCATCCGACTGGGCTATGCCGACGCCACGTTCCGAACGATCCCCGGCGTCGACCCGCCGGAGTGTTACACGGTCGAGGAGACCGGCCCCGACGGCGAGGGGACCGAACGGCTCCGGACCGTCTCCTTCGTCGACGCGCCGGGCCACGAGACGCTGATGGCGACGATGCTCTCGGGCGCCGCGATCATGGACGGGGCGGTCCTCGTCGTCTCCGCCACCGAGGACGTCCCGCAGGCCCAAACCGAGGAGCACCTGATGGCGCTTGACATCATCGGGATCGACAACATCGTCATCGCCCAGAACAAGATCGACCTCGTCGACCGCGAGCGGGCGGTCGACTCCTACGAGCAGATCGAGGAGTTCGTCTCCGGCACCGTCGCCGAGGGGGCGCCGATCGTGCCCGTCAGCGCCCAGCAGGAAGTCAACATCGACCTCCTGATCGACGCCGTCGAGCGGGAGATCCCGACCCCCGAGCGCGACGAGACCGAGGACCCACAGCTGTTCGCCGCCCGGTCGTTCGACATCAACCGCCCGGGCACGACCTGGGAGAACCTCGCCGGCGGCGTCGTCGGCGGGTCGGTCGTCCAGGGCAAACTCGAAACCGGCGAGGAGCTCGAACTCCGCCCCGGCCGGGAGGTCGAGGAGGGCGGGTCCTCGGAGTGGCGCCCGATCACCACCGAGATCCGGTCGCTGCAGGCCGGCGGCCGGAGCGTCGAGGAGGTCCGCCCCGGCGGGCTCTGCGGCATCGGGACCGGGCTCGACCCCAGCCTCACGAAGGGCGACGCCCTCGCCGGCCAGGTCGCGGGCGAACCCGGGACGCTCCCGCCGACCCGCGAGGGGTTCACCATGAGCGTCGAACTCCTGGACCGGATCGTCGGCGAGGACGAGGGGTCCGTCGAGGAGATCTCGACCGGCGAGCCCCTGATGCTCACCGTCGGCACCGCCACCACCGTCGGGTCCGTCACCAGCGCCCGCGGCGACGAGGCGGAGGTCAAACTGAAACGCCCGGTGTGTGCGGAGTCGGGCGCACAGATCGCCATCAACCGCCGGGTCGGCGCGCGGTGGCGGCTCATCGGGATCGGGACGCTCCAGTGA